The following is a genomic window from Kogia breviceps isolate mKogBre1 chromosome 4, mKogBre1 haplotype 1, whole genome shotgun sequence.
TTCTTCAGATCTGAAGATATCAGCCCAATATACCCTAGAAGATGTGAAGAAGGTTGTGTgaggattgggggtggggaggcagatgtgttctccccccaccctccagccctaTCCATGAAGGCCACAGACACAGCAGCCTCTGCTGTCCACCCCATGGCAGCCTCAATCTTAGGCAAACCTGAGGGCAGGAGGAGCAACCAATTTGCAAGCTGGAAGGAGCAACCAATTTGCAAGCTGTCTGTACCCAGATGAATTTAACAAGGATACCTTACCCCTGCTGCTGTCTGGCCCTGCCCCCAAGCCTTCCCCACCCGCTACTTGgttttccctttgagaaaccatATGGATCCAGGGTCTTCTTACCCCCAGGGCTGTCAACTTCTGGCTCCTCCTTGCAGCTGAAGTCTCCATAGACAGAGGTGGGCTGGGCCCCAGGTTCATTAAGCAGGTACCCCTTCCCATCCACGCTTGTCTGCTGCCACCCTGACTGCTCCAAGAGCTGGGGACAGATAAATAAGAAGCCATCGGCTCACTTCCAGTACAGACTCACCCTCTGGTCTGCCTTCAATGAGCCAACGCTTCCCAGCCAGGATCACATCCTTGGCCATTTTCACATTCTCAAATGGATATAGACGTGGAGTGCAGTTAGGATAGGGGCCTGGGAGGTGAGGGTCTGCCCTGGGCCGACACTCCCACATCTACCTTCTGGCATAGAATCTCCAAGACTTCCCTCTCAACTGGGTAAGGACATACCAACTGGGAGGGTGGCTTAAAGCAATGGTTCACATATTAAGTCAAGAAAAGATGCCTAGAAATTTCAGGTAGAGATTAGGAACTATGCCCATGTCTCCATTTTCTGTGCTGATGGAACAGAGCCTGGGTACACCTACTACAAAaacttttttacatttattttaaaaacggaAGCAGAAAAAAACCTGGAGaataatttgcttaaaaaaaaaaagccatcataTTACAGATCCCAAAGGCTGATTACTGAAACCTGATGTGCATTTCCCAAACTAACAGGACTGGGGCATGTTGGGGCGGAGGACACGGGCCAGGGACCCGGCACTGATGTTGGCTGACTCAGAGCTATCTGAGGCCCTAGGACAGCATGTCAGAaacccagcctccctcctgcccccacttCCACAGTGTCTTTCCCACCAGCCAAAGAGGTCAGTGGTCCCCAGCCACATGGATGTGACACTTGTAGGACCATGCAAGCAGACAGGTCACAGCAGCAACTGCCTACCCTCCAACGTGGAAGCTCTCACTGGTTCTCTCCCCTCACTGAGAAGTAGCCACCTCAAAAGAGCactgaagaaggaaggaaggggcttTACCTTCATGATGTCCTCGGTTAATTTCCCTTCCTCGTCCTCATCTGTTGCAGCTGTGGATGGGGAACAGCAGAGAGGTTGGCTGAGGTCAGTCAGCCAGGCTCAGCCTGCAGCGCCAGCCCCACCAAGTCCCCCTACCCcttcacacatgtgcacacacatgctgGCCTCCCAGTGGATATCTGCCTTGCATGAAGATTCCAGAACAGAACACTATCCTTCTGACTCAGCCTCTTGAACCCTGAAGCCACACCTCTTcccccctcttccctcttctctccagCCCACCAGTCAGCTCAGTGCCGGGTGGAGTTCTGAGCATCTTTTCTCCCTCAGGAAACCCCTCTTTGGATCCCAACGGTCAGGCAGGCAGGCCAGGCCCCGGAGACACGAACCTTCAGAGGTGGAGGGCATGGGCGACACCTGAAAGTTGTACAGGTCACTGGTGCTGTCTGGCACAATTTCCACTGGAATGCGCCAGTCGGGGAGGGTGCTACTGACGGCACACGGCGACAGTGCTTCAGGACAgcagaaactgagggtcagagctGTGTGCTTTCTTAGTTTGCCAGGACACCCAACCCAGCATCCCCCCCACTCGCAGCCTGCTCCAACAGGTCACCATCTACAAGCACGGTGCCCCCTAGACCCAAGAGAAAGAGCCATCCCACCAACCTATGTGGTCCCCTGCCAGACCCGGCCCATCTTACCTGGAGTAAGGGCTCGTTCAACGTCCAAGTCCTGCCCCATGTAGCCCTGAGTTGTGTAGCTGCTGTGGTCATCAGGCAGGGTGGAGCTGCTGAGTCCATCAGAGAAGGTATCAGGGCTGGATTCCCCACATGACTGTAGGAGAAAGAAGCTTAGGCCCAGGCTTGCTGGGGCACTCCTACTGCCCACCTTGACTCTCAGGTGACCAAAGGCTAGCTGCTTAGGATCATACTCACCTTTTTCTTGGCCTTGCTCTTAGCATCTCGGCTGGACTTGGACTTTCTCTCTGTGGGGCAGATACACTGTCAACCTTGGTACAGGCAAGCATGCCAGCCCCAGCtgacttccttcctcctcccctttctccctgaGGGCTTTCCCAGGACCCAGAGCCCTTGGATACCTTTCCTCTGGTTCTTGGTGAGGGGTGGGAGCATCCGGTACACCCGCACAGCTGAACTGCCCTTGTTCCTGCTCTGGTCCTTCACCTCCTCGATATCTGGCAGGGAGTTCATGGCACAGCGAAAGTTGGCCTTCCATGTCTTGGGATCCGGCTCCTTTTCCCCTGCTTTGTATCGGCCTAGTGGGCAGGAAAGTGAAGAGGATCATCAGGACTATAGGTGGGGATCCTCAGCTGTGCCCTGGCTTGGAAGGAGAAAGACAAGAGTACCCCTGAGCTCTCATGCTGCCAGAGATCCACAGTGGTCAAACCAGCAGGTATTCCTGGGTGACACTTGTGCAGGCTCTGGGCTTCTCCAATGCCCAGACTTGGCTCAAATACATCCAGCAAGCCTCAGCAAAGGGTCTAGCCAGAAGCACTAGACAGCCCAAGCCCCAAAGTGCTATCTTTGTCACAGATCATGCCCAGTCTCCCTTTGGCTGTCAGCAGCCAGACGGCAGGGACTGGGGCTTATTTGATAGTTCCAAACATGGGAATGGACACAGAGTAGGCATCAAAGAATATTTACTGATAGGTGGGCTGACTGGTCCGAGATGGGCCTTGGACCCAGGACTATTGGTCAGCATCAAGAAAAAGGAAGGCCTAGATCTCTTTCAGTGTCCGTGCTCACAACTGCTTTTGCCAGGGAGAACTTTAATCTAGCCACATACTCCATGAAGCCACACTTTCTAAGATTTTGGCTTCATAAATTCCTTTGTGAACATGTTGAAATGATGAACCCTCTCCCCCAAAACACAGGTctgctccctgcccacccctgaATTCTGTACAACATCTCAGGGAGCTCAGAGACCCCAGTGAAGAGCCTCTGTGTTAAGAGAAGTACCTACTCTtatctcctccctgcccctcttAAAGCTGGAGTCCAGGGCACACACCTGTGTGAATGGCCCAGCTCCGAAACAGACAGGCATCCTTGTTGATGTCCCAGCCATGCTTGGCAGCGTGCTTCCATGGGATCTGGAAGATCATCTTCTCCTATAcagcacacaagcacacacacgtgTAAGACCGTGTCAGCTCAAAGACCACAGGCTTTTGGCCTGAATCTGCCCAGCCCCCCAGATCTGGGAAAAGGCTGACTTCCCCTTTTCACCCTGACATCTGGCTTGGGTTGAACCATCCTGAGAATGGCTTAAACAGGCTACTCCATCACTAGATCTTTCAGAAGGGGCTCTGGGTTCTGATGAGCTAGGGCATCATCAGCTCAGCAAAGACCTTCTGCCTATTACAGATGTGCTAGGACCCATACAGAGTACCCTGGGATGCTTCTCTCAGACTTGTCAGCACCAACATGGAAGTGAGAAGTCAGTTCATTAGATGGGGCTGCTCAGGACAACTGTGACCACTGGCTCCTACACAGGGGGTCCTGGCCATATACCTGTGGGAGCCCAGGGCCAGACTTGGATGATGACTACCTGTGTGACCATGGCATTGTCACTATACCTCTTTGTCCCtcactgttttctcttccttgaaatgaaaaaaatacagtaacaaATATAAAAGCTACGGTCTCACTGTTATCATTACTGGTGGTTAACAGTATGGATTTTTGAGTCAGACTGCTCAGGTTCAAATCTTGACTTTATCACTTTTTGTGTGATCTCATCATCT
Proteins encoded in this region:
- the IRF1 gene encoding interferon regulatory factor 1 isoform X3; this translates as MPITRMRMRPWLEMQINSNQIPGLIWINKEKMIFQIPWKHAAKHGWDINKDACLFRSWAIHTGRYKAGEKEPDPKTWKANFRCAMNSLPDIEEVKDQSRNKGSSAVRVYRMLPPLTKNQRKERKSKSSRDAKSKAKKKSCGESSPDTFSDGLSSSTLPDDHSSYTTQGYMGQDLDVERALTPAATDEDEEGKLTEDIMKLLEQSGWQQTSVDGKGYLLNEPGAQPTSVYGDFSCKEEPEVDSPGGYIGLISSDLKNMDTSWLDSLLPPVRLPSIQAIPCAP
- the IRF1 gene encoding interferon regulatory factor 1 isoform X4 — its product is MIFQIPWKHAAKHGWDINKDACLFRSWAIHTGRYKAGEKEPDPKTWKANFRCAMNSLPDIEEVKDQSRNKGSSAVRVYRMLPPLTKNQRKERKSKSSRDAKSKAKKKSCGESSPDTFSDGLSSSTLPDDHSSYTTQGYMGQDLDVERALTPAATDEDEEGKLTEDIMKLLEQSGWQQTSVDGKGYLLNEPGAQPTSVYGDFSCKEEPEVDSPGGYIGLISSDLKNMDTSWLDSLLPPVRLPSIQAIPCAP
- the IRF1 gene encoding interferon regulatory factor 1 isoform X2, whose product is MIFQIPWKHAAKHGWDINKDACLFRSWAIHTGRYKAGEKEPDPKTWKANFRCAMNSLPDIEEVKDQSRNKGSSAVRVYRMLPPLTKNQRKERKSKSSRDAKSKAKKKSCGESSPDTFSDGLSSSTLPDDHSSYTTQGYMGQDLDVERALTPALSPCAVSSTLPDWRIPVEIVPDSTSDLYNFQVSPMPSTSEAATDEDEEGKLTEDIMKLLEQSGWQQTSVDGKGYLLNEPGAQPTSVYGDFSCKEEPEVDSPGGYIGLISSDLKNMDTSWLDSLLPPVRLPSIQAIPCAP
- the IRF1 gene encoding interferon regulatory factor 1 isoform X1; protein product: MPITRMRMRPWLEMQINSNQIPGLIWINKEKMIFQIPWKHAAKHGWDINKDACLFRSWAIHTGRYKAGEKEPDPKTWKANFRCAMNSLPDIEEVKDQSRNKGSSAVRVYRMLPPLTKNQRKERKSKSSRDAKSKAKKKSCGESSPDTFSDGLSSSTLPDDHSSYTTQGYMGQDLDVERALTPALSPCAVSSTLPDWRIPVEIVPDSTSDLYNFQVSPMPSTSEAATDEDEEGKLTEDIMKLLEQSGWQQTSVDGKGYLLNEPGAQPTSVYGDFSCKEEPEVDSPGGYIGLISSDLKNMDTSWLDSLLPPVRLPSIQAIPCAP